In a single window of the Pseudodesulfovibrio profundus genome:
- a CDS encoding phage tail protein, which translates to MSDWFKDNLLGLLPPLYEHNDEAGDLRTFLSLPAGTLDELKQAIDDFPTIFDVDHCDERFLPLLARLVGLEVDGTCSPDCQRRRVREAVEIYRRKGTIPAIERDFNTLGWQGELQETFRSALRLNARSRLSNAKLPGLVFSLGVFRVLCLNQTEGLRDALVFHHPAGTRCFWLQFLLEWIEGGAMLDFGHANAVRRIVLAFLDETFVLGRSSLGSCRHLTNKQRVWELLQLTSTTEMIPEIDRAAVKVSRFHGRQNRMRLNHKALNDWRLPYTRVGEDRVSFCTPIYTGRDFDGDVLESGFGLGESHLNRKSLTHGETELRYCFRQKDFFFDMQAEPVERAEAKYDLRLPLESRHRLCFQLGRARLNEGLDLTANQGGISNLLLASTAGCDADVTLAVDRIDRWRRRGPVFRLNANTLNTRYLSNANLTGERASLEVYVDTGSLQRHRVETMKLGASPLNTTGLRLSVDRTRPLRVSRMRLNQAGFRWSRPSYRWLFRQQDLHAPTQAGFEAATNNYRATQWPT; encoded by the coding sequence ATGTCGGATTGGTTCAAGGACAATCTGCTCGGCCTGCTGCCGCCGCTTTACGAGCACAACGACGAAGCCGGTGACCTGCGCACCTTTCTGAGCCTTCCCGCCGGAACGCTCGACGAGCTCAAGCAGGCCATCGACGACTTCCCGACCATCTTCGACGTCGATCACTGCGACGAACGCTTTCTGCCGCTGCTGGCGAGACTGGTCGGCCTCGAAGTGGACGGCACCTGTTCGCCGGACTGCCAGCGCCGCCGCGTGCGGGAGGCGGTCGAGATCTATCGCCGCAAGGGGACCATCCCGGCCATCGAACGCGATTTCAACACACTCGGCTGGCAGGGGGAACTGCAGGAGACCTTCCGCTCGGCTCTGCGTCTCAATGCCCGATCCCGACTCAGCAACGCCAAGCTGCCCGGGCTGGTGTTCAGCCTCGGCGTGTTTCGCGTGCTGTGCCTCAACCAGACTGAGGGGCTGCGCGACGCCCTGGTGTTTCACCACCCGGCGGGCACCCGCTGTTTCTGGCTCCAGTTCCTCCTGGAATGGATCGAAGGCGGCGCGATGCTCGACTTCGGGCACGCCAACGCCGTGCGCCGGATCGTATTGGCGTTTCTCGACGAGACCTTCGTCCTTGGCCGCTCCTCGCTCGGTTCCTGCCGTCATCTGACCAACAAGCAGAGAGTCTGGGAGCTGCTGCAGCTCACCAGCACCACGGAGATGATCCCGGAGATCGACCGGGCCGCCGTGAAGGTCTCCCGTTTTCACGGCCGCCAGAACCGGATGCGCCTGAACCACAAGGCCCTCAACGACTGGCGGCTTCCGTACACCCGCGTCGGCGAGGATCGGGTTTCCTTCTGCACGCCCATCTACACCGGCCGCGACTTCGACGGGGATGTGCTGGAAAGCGGCTTCGGGCTTGGCGAGAGCCATCTCAACCGCAAATCGCTGACCCATGGCGAGACCGAGCTGCGCTACTGCTTTCGGCAGAAGGATTTCTTCTTCGACATGCAGGCGGAACCGGTTGAACGGGCGGAAGCCAAGTACGACCTGCGCCTGCCCTTGGAATCCCGGCACCGCCTCTGTTTTCAGCTTGGCCGCGCCAGGCTCAACGAAGGTCTCGATCTGACCGCCAACCAGGGCGGCATCAGCAATCTGCTGCTCGCCTCCACCGCTGGCTGCGACGCGGACGTCACCCTGGCCGTGGACCGGATCGACCGATGGCGGCGGAGAGGGCCTGTGTTCCGACTCAACGCGAACACCCTGAACACCCGGTATCTGAGCAATGCGAATCTGACCGGCGAACGGGCTTCGCTTGAAGTCTACGTGGACACGGGCTCTCTCCAGCGCCATCGGGTCGAGACCATGAAACTGGGCGCGAGCCCGCTCAACACCACCGGCCTGCGCCTCTCCGTGGATCGGACCCGACCCCTGCGCGTCAGCCGCATGCGCCTCAACCAGGCTGGCTTCCGCTGGTCACGGCCTTCCTATCGCTGGCTGTTCCGGCAGCAGGATCTGCACGCGCCGACGCAGGCCGGGTTCGAGGCCGCCACCAACAACTATCGCGCCACCCAGTGGCCCACCTGA
- a CDS encoding DUF4815 domain-containing protein — MSISRETFDPTKNYKRIRYHQDRDLLDSELNEQQDIINLERRKIADILFKEGSIIMGLEVSAAANVLTLAPGVVYIDGHLEQVSGATLTYDPATTSGADYVYVELLKYSYGYTQDPALINPATGEPTAEREKWALSLKATDTSGQTLPNNVTERRVIPIYKFDRESGDVTPTVQEKSNLYLRDLLGTLPGSRITVSSITEDQLSFAAAEGLNSLIQNLAERTFDQAGSYLVRGFDTFIGGVDDDSVEAITNAGRAYIQGFRHQRDLPTSTLVPKSIATKSVRGEQKTFDINKRRYPVNSTPLKETTQVEAIVEITRNVTRGSVGGGEDLLDPNPVVDILEVSQGATIFQEGVDWQQSGNHVDWLGSGNEPAIGTTYTVRWTYTKQMIKGTDYVDSGWFGQANHPAAGNYFYLVTAYNATGETAFNAAAVIARATAAGEMNKLSWLPVSGATGYRVYRAATNGARTDYKRLMELGSEALSYVDDGVEEIGTASPLATNTAGLTMSPVQLELGNLNVINFGRGSLGDQPVNGSNCSLDYDYYLGRCDIVYATTTEIKRLEGAPADFPKLPIVPENALGLCSIDCPPNSTDMEIRNFGLTRITMDQIHDIIQDVEDLKYNDAQYQMNNELQNRDAQTKKGIYSDDFSNTAQSDIYHAEWDARVNEIARFVAPDRIPHSTVLSVDQAGSNASFFGSLALLPGNETVLVEQNDWSEERNINPYAVFDKPPAMLQITPNLGRRGQTGIAVTGINFTPSKSGIVLRCDGQVMASNLISDEAGRVSASFTIPTNARNGNRIVEMADGVYSARASLQINDPLVITRIERIIENRIIRVPVVQVVWRTQTIFVPRDPLAQTFSFTQNQVISSIGLQFTARDPSIPVTVQIRGVTTGLPNGVVFAEKVLAPNEISLSGETRIRFDDPFYAEANTSYAVVLLTNSTNYKVRTATLGKMGRWGIITRQTYMEGVLLESSNAETWTPLNGSDLAMKIYGYNFQSEGMIRFQPITGVQFSDINLDEYSAIPQGTGLDWEYSTDGGVTWDAMVPAEEERLPNLATRVQIRVRLSSSLANDTPAINFRDVNLVGYLNKTTGAYLTRENELTQGVESTKAYVQMQIPSGTTLQWFASNDGGLTWEAMTIQNTRPIDENWTEYTLVRTFTDNTGNKVRYKAEMTGTPLIYPRIHSLGATLS, encoded by the coding sequence ATGAGCATCTCACGCGAGACATTCGACCCGACCAAGAACTACAAGCGCATCCGTTACCATCAGGATCGCGACCTGCTGGATTCGGAACTCAACGAGCAGCAGGACATCATCAACCTGGAGCGGCGCAAGATCGCCGACATCCTGTTCAAGGAAGGCTCCATCATCATGGGCCTCGAGGTCAGCGCGGCCGCCAACGTCCTGACCCTGGCCCCGGGCGTGGTCTACATCGATGGCCATCTGGAACAGGTGAGCGGCGCGACCCTGACCTATGATCCGGCTACCACCAGCGGGGCCGATTACGTCTATGTGGAGCTGCTGAAATACAGCTACGGCTACACCCAGGACCCGGCCCTGATCAATCCGGCCACCGGCGAGCCCACCGCAGAGCGGGAAAAATGGGCGCTCTCCCTCAAAGCGACGGACACCAGCGGCCAGACGCTGCCCAACAACGTCACCGAGCGCCGGGTGATCCCGATCTACAAGTTCGACCGCGAGAGCGGCGACGTCACGCCTACGGTGCAGGAGAAGTCCAACCTCTACCTGCGGGATCTGCTGGGCACGCTGCCGGGCAGCCGGATCACCGTCTCCTCGATCACCGAGGACCAGCTCTCCTTCGCCGCCGCCGAGGGTCTCAATTCCCTGATTCAGAACCTGGCCGAGCGCACCTTCGACCAGGCTGGAAGCTATCTGGTGCGGGGCTTCGATACCTTCATCGGCGGTGTCGATGACGACAGCGTTGAGGCGATCACCAACGCTGGACGCGCCTACATCCAGGGCTTCCGGCATCAGCGCGATCTGCCCACCTCGACCCTGGTGCCCAAATCCATCGCCACCAAATCGGTGCGCGGCGAGCAGAAGACCTTCGACATCAACAAACGCCGCTATCCGGTCAACTCCACGCCGCTCAAGGAGACGACCCAGGTGGAAGCCATCGTCGAGATCACCCGCAACGTCACTCGCGGCTCGGTGGGCGGCGGCGAAGACCTGCTCGACCCCAATCCTGTGGTGGACATCCTCGAGGTCAGCCAGGGGGCGACCATCTTCCAGGAGGGCGTGGATTGGCAGCAGTCGGGCAACCATGTCGACTGGCTCGGCTCCGGCAACGAACCGGCCATCGGCACCACCTACACGGTGCGCTGGACCTACACCAAGCAGATGATCAAGGGCACCGACTACGTGGACAGCGGCTGGTTCGGACAGGCCAACCATCCGGCGGCCGGAAACTACTTCTATCTGGTGACCGCCTACAACGCCACCGGCGAGACGGCCTTCAACGCCGCTGCGGTCATTGCCCGGGCCACCGCCGCCGGGGAGATGAACAAGCTCTCCTGGCTGCCGGTCAGTGGCGCGACCGGCTATCGCGTCTACCGGGCCGCCACCAACGGCGCACGCACCGACTACAAGCGACTGATGGAACTGGGCAGCGAGGCGCTCTCTTACGTCGACGACGGCGTCGAGGAGATCGGCACCGCTTCGCCTTTGGCCACCAACACGGCCGGACTCACCATGTCGCCGGTGCAGCTCGAATTGGGCAACCTCAACGTGATCAACTTCGGGCGCGGCAGCCTCGGCGACCAGCCGGTGAACGGCTCCAACTGCAGCCTGGACTACGACTATTACCTTGGCCGCTGCGACATCGTTTACGCCACCACCACCGAGATCAAGCGGCTCGAAGGGGCTCCGGCGGATTTTCCGAAGCTGCCCATCGTGCCGGAAAACGCCCTGGGGCTGTGCAGCATCGACTGCCCGCCCAACTCCACCGACATGGAGATCCGCAACTTCGGCCTGACCCGCATCACCATGGACCAGATCCACGACATCATCCAGGACGTCGAGGACCTGAAGTACAACGACGCCCAGTATCAGATGAACAACGAGCTGCAGAACCGGGACGCCCAGACCAAAAAAGGCATCTACTCGGACGACTTCTCGAATACCGCCCAGTCGGACATCTACCACGCCGAATGGGATGCCCGGGTCAACGAGATTGCCCGTTTCGTCGCGCCGGACCGCATTCCGCACTCCACCGTGCTCTCGGTCGATCAGGCGGGCAGCAACGCGAGCTTCTTCGGCAGTCTGGCGCTGCTGCCGGGCAACGAGACCGTGCTGGTGGAGCAGAACGACTGGTCCGAAGAGCGCAACATCAACCCCTACGCGGTGTTCGACAAGCCCCCGGCCATGCTGCAGATCACGCCCAACCTCGGGCGACGCGGCCAGACCGGCATCGCCGTCACCGGCATCAACTTCACCCCGAGCAAATCCGGCATCGTGCTGCGCTGCGACGGCCAGGTGATGGCCAGCAACCTGATCAGCGACGAGGCCGGTCGGGTCAGCGCCTCCTTCACCATTCCGACCAACGCCCGCAACGGCAATCGGATCGTGGAGATGGCCGACGGCGTCTATTCGGCCCGGGCCAGCCTGCAGATCAACGATCCGCTGGTCATCACTCGCATCGAGCGCATCATCGAGAACCGCATCATCCGCGTGCCCGTGGTGCAGGTAGTCTGGCGCACCCAGACCATCTTCGTACCCCGCGATCCGCTGGCCCAGACCTTCAGCTTCACCCAAAACCAGGTGATCTCCAGCATCGGCCTGCAGTTCACCGCCAGGGACCCGAGCATCCCGGTCACGGTGCAGATTCGCGGCGTCACCACCGGTCTGCCCAACGGTGTGGTGTTCGCCGAGAAGGTGCTGGCCCCGAACGAGATCAGCCTGAGCGGCGAGACCCGCATTCGCTTCGATGACCCGTTCTACGCCGAAGCCAACACCAGCTATGCCGTGGTGCTGCTGACCAACAGCACCAACTATAAGGTGCGCACCGCCACCCTCGGCAAGATGGGCCGCTGGGGCATCATCACCCGGCAGACCTACATGGAGGGCGTGCTGCTGGAGAGCTCCAACGCCGAGACCTGGACGCCGCTCAACGGCTCCGACCTGGCGATGAAGATCTACGGCTACAACTTCCAGTCCGAGGGGATGATCCGCTTCCAGCCGATCACCGGCGTGCAGTTCTCCGATATTAACCTCGACGAATACTCGGCCATCCCGCAGGGCACCGGCCTCGACTGGGAATACTCCACCGACGGCGGTGTGACCTGGGACGCCATGGTTCCCGCCGAGGAGGAACGGCTGCCCAACCTCGCCACCCGGGTCCAGATCCGCGTGCGCCTGAGCAGCTCGCTTGCCAACGACACCCCGGCCATCAACTTCCGCGACGTCAACCTGGTGGGCTACCTCAACAAGACCACCGGAGCCTACCTGACCCGCGAGAACGAGCTGACCCAGGGCGTGGAATCGACCAAGGCCTATGTGCAGATGCAAATCCCCAGCGGCACCACCCTGCAATGGTTCGCCAGCAACGACGGCGGCCTGACCTGGGAAGCGATGACCATCCAGAACACCCGGCCCATCGACGAGAACTGGACCGAGTACACCCTGGTGCGAACCTTCACCGACAACACCGGCAACAAGGTCCGTTACAAGGCCGAGATGACCGGCACGCCGCTGATCTACCCGCGCATCCATTCGCTGGGCGCGACCCTGAGCTAA
- a CDS encoding amidoligase family protein — protein sequence MNLKEIHYGIEIETVKRTREQIAWAIHSVVGGTVRHVGIPSSYDPWEVEDLRGRVWKVVGDASLTSVPAHLRAEVVSPVLGYDDIPQLQEVVRAIRRAGGKINSQCGIHIHIDAAPFDGRHLGNLAKIIYKQEPLILHALGISRDRLNRYTRPVSDELIQRIEQHRPRTKDQLNRIWYGYHNRQPQHYDNSRYHGVNLHNVWYRGTVEFRWFEATLHAGRIKAYLQFCLAVAAKALNGRAASSRKRDFDPQSAKYDFRVFLLHLGLIGDEFKTARKHLMANMPGDAAFKNGRPKPEDVLPDETTTLTNEAGQVPGLTV from the coding sequence ATGAACCTGAAAGAGATCCACTACGGGATCGAGATCGAGACCGTAAAACGCACCCGGGAACAGATCGCCTGGGCCATCCACTCGGTGGTGGGCGGCACGGTCCGCCATGTCGGTATCCCCAGCAGCTATGACCCCTGGGAGGTCGAGGACCTGCGCGGCCGCGTCTGGAAGGTGGTGGGGGACGCCTCCCTGACCAGCGTTCCGGCCCATCTGCGGGCCGAGGTGGTCAGCCCGGTGCTCGGCTACGACGACATCCCGCAACTACAGGAGGTGGTCAGGGCCATCCGCCGCGCCGGAGGCAAGATCAACAGCCAGTGCGGCATCCACATCCATATCGACGCCGCGCCCTTCGACGGCAGGCACCTGGGTAACCTGGCCAAGATCATCTACAAGCAGGAGCCGCTGATCCTCCACGCCCTCGGCATCAGCCGCGACCGGCTCAACCGCTACACACGGCCGGTCAGCGACGAGCTGATCCAGCGCATCGAACAGCATCGCCCACGCACCAAGGACCAGCTCAACCGTATCTGGTACGGCTACCACAACCGCCAGCCCCAGCACTACGACAACAGTCGCTACCACGGGGTCAACCTGCACAACGTCTGGTACCGGGGCACGGTGGAGTTCCGCTGGTTCGAGGCGACCCTCCACGCGGGGCGGATCAAGGCCTACCTGCAGTTCTGCCTCGCGGTCGCCGCCAAGGCGCTCAATGGCCGGGCCGCCTCCAGCCGCAAGCGGGATTTCGATCCCCAGAGCGCCAAGTACGACTTCCGGGTCTTCCTGCTCCACCTCGGCCTGATCGGCGACGAGTTCAAGACCGCCCGCAAGCATCTGATGGCCAACATGCCCGGTGATGCCGCCTTCAAGAACGGACGGCCCAAACCGGAGGACGTCCTACCGGACGAAACCACCACTCTCACCAACGAGGCCGGGCAAGTTCCCGGCCTCACTGTTTAA
- a CDS encoding DUF5049 domain-containing protein, translating to MKILIRSTTLDGEPIPGSGETIQAADCLEVVELMRGQTPFTASRAPRDYMTEVLSGIEGGPTQPLPEEDAAAAAEFLTRLARHGLIEFLPDDKASDPWPERFLEALETVRLSGRTNMLDYPEVIRLTAEMGYPEVAEWLADHRREYAAFVLGGTRPLGKNFGGKEDPAPCADK from the coding sequence ATGAAGATTCTGATCCGCTCCACCACGCTGGACGGCGAACCGATCCCCGGTAGCGGGGAAACCATCCAGGCCGCCGACTGCCTCGAAGTTGTCGAGCTGATGCGCGGCCAGACGCCGTTTACCGCCAGCCGTGCGCCCCGGGACTACATGACCGAGGTGCTCTCCGGCATCGAAGGCGGGCCGACCCAGCCGTTGCCAGAGGAGGACGCCGCTGCGGCCGCCGAGTTTCTCACCCGTCTGGCCCGGCACGGCCTGATCGAGTTTCTTCCCGACGACAAGGCCAGCGATCCCTGGCCGGAACGCTTCCTCGAAGCCCTGGAGACGGTGCGGCTCTCCGGGCGCACCAACATGCTCGACTACCCGGAGGTGATCCGCCTGACCGCCGAGATGGGCTACCCGGAGGTGGCCGAGTGGCTGGCGGACCACCGGCGTGAATACGCGGCCTTCGTCCTCGGAGGGACGAGACCGCTCGGCAAGAACTTCGGCGGCAAGGAGGACCCGGCTCCATGTGCGGACAAGTAG
- a CDS encoding glucosamine 6-phosphate synthetase: protein MCGQVGIIFGRKRRRPDEREYLRELFIRMLLHSEERGPHASGLAWLKTDGSHRIFKRPMRAHELVYEKPFQELLGQVDNETTILMGHTRWRTRGNEFNNRNNHPIRAGIVIGTHNGTIYNADYLFRRLGLPRYAEVDSELIFRLADRFAPEGPIDQEGLKKALALCRGQMSAVLASRLDPGTITVLKGNKPLCLRIHRQHRVVLYASEAAFIDFAVDKEKGWRELEVPPMTMLTIRHEDVRAIENSEFRFIPQERKGTLPEGVNA, encoded by the coding sequence ATGTGCGGACAAGTAGGCATCATCTTCGGCCGCAAGCGCAGACGGCCCGACGAGCGGGAGTACCTGCGCGAGCTCTTCATCCGCATGCTGCTGCACAGCGAGGAGCGCGGACCGCACGCCTCCGGTCTGGCCTGGCTCAAGACCGACGGCAGCCACCGCATCTTCAAGCGGCCGATGCGGGCTCACGAGCTGGTCTACGAGAAGCCTTTCCAGGAATTGCTCGGGCAGGTCGACAACGAGACCACCATCCTCATGGGGCACACCCGCTGGCGCACCCGGGGCAACGAATTCAATAACCGCAACAACCATCCCATCCGGGCCGGGATCGTCATCGGCACCCACAACGGCACCATCTACAACGCCGACTATCTGTTCCGTCGCCTCGGGCTGCCGCGCTACGCCGAGGTGGACAGCGAGCTGATCTTCCGTCTGGCCGACCGCTTCGCGCCCGAAGGCCCAATCGACCAGGAGGGGCTAAAGAAGGCGCTCGCCCTCTGTCGCGGCCAGATGAGCGCCGTTCTGGCCTCGCGGCTCGACCCCGGCACCATCACCGTGCTCAAGGGCAACAAGCCGCTTTGCCTGCGCATCCACCGCCAGCACCGGGTGGTGCTTTACGCCTCGGAGGCCGCCTTCATCGACTTTGCCGTGGATAAGGAAAAGGGCTGGCGCGAACTGGAAGTGCCGCCCATGACCATGCTCACCATCCGCCACGAGGATGTGCGGGCCATCGAAAACAGCGAATTCCGCTTCATACCCCAGGAGCGCAAAGGAACACTGCCCGAAGGAGTGAATGCATGA
- a CDS encoding gamma-glutamylcyclotransferase family protein, with product MNIGDTAKLNTNPEDTPETILRLFVYGTLKRGYWNHQRFCAHGQSIEPAVVWGRLYHLNAGFPALEVPEGLILGRGTADPLADTRRQQEIGTPRFGRPTGDWDLIHGELVTFTDPQRDLPPIDRLEGFRPGGHSMYQRVMVAAARGSIACAVWTYTMYAPQNGHRVTNDNQAVFWKSRH from the coding sequence ATGAACATTGGAGACACCGCGAAGCTGAACACAAACCCGGAAGACACTCCCGAGACCATCCTCCGGCTCTTCGTCTACGGCACACTGAAACGGGGCTACTGGAACCATCAACGCTTCTGCGCCCACGGCCAAAGCATCGAACCGGCCGTGGTTTGGGGCAGGCTCTACCATCTCAACGCCGGTTTCCCGGCGCTCGAAGTGCCAGAGGGCCTGATCCTGGGCCGGGGCACCGCCGATCCACTGGCCGACACCCGCAGACAGCAGGAGATCGGCACGCCGCGCTTCGGCCGCCCAACCGGCGACTGGGATCTGATCCATGGGGAACTGGTGACCTTCACCGACCCGCAACGCGACCTGCCGCCCATCGACCGGCTGGAAGGATTCCGGCCCGGCGGGCACAGCATGTACCAGCGGGTGATGGTGGCGGCTGCCAGGGGCTCAATCGCCTGTGCGGTATGGACTTACACCATGTATGCGCCTCAGAACGGTCACCGGGTCACCAACGACAATCAGGCCGTTTTTTGGAAAAGTCGGCACTAA
- a CDS encoding helix-turn-helix domain-containing protein, protein MDERWLTVDDICKYLNVSNETVYKWIEQRAMPGHRVGRRWMFKQDEVDEWVRSGGAADKSDKPDTEQ, encoded by the coding sequence ATGGATGAGAGATGGCTGACGGTCGATGACATTTGCAAATACCTGAATGTAAGCAACGAGACGGTCTACAAGTGGATCGAACAACGGGCTATGCCCGGTCATCGCGTCGGCCGTCGCTGGATGTTCAAACAAGACGAAGTGGATGAATGGGTCCGCTCCGGCGGTGCGGCTGACAAATCCGATAAGCCGGACACCGAGCAATAA
- the brxF gene encoding BREX-3 system P-loop-containing protein BrxF: MAEPIHDKIKRSLQAAEGLYHRLVLLVGETGSGKTSVLRDIAEEFGSSVVNVNLALSGELLELTAKQRSLRLPGILDQIADQTQSPVVLDNLEILFDKDLRQDPLRLLQSISRNRAVVASWNGIMNSGRLLYAETGHPEYRSYDSVDALIVGMDGTATVDSAKNNREAGQA, encoded by the coding sequence ATGGCCGAGCCGATTCACGACAAGATAAAACGATCCCTCCAGGCAGCCGAAGGGCTGTATCACCGCCTGGTATTGCTGGTGGGTGAGACCGGTTCCGGTAAGACCAGCGTTCTTCGGGATATTGCCGAAGAGTTCGGCTCATCCGTCGTTAACGTCAATCTGGCGCTTTCAGGCGAACTGCTTGAGCTGACAGCCAAGCAGCGGTCACTGCGGCTGCCGGGCATCCTCGATCAGATCGCTGACCAGACGCAGTCACCGGTGGTGCTGGATAATCTCGAGATCCTTTTCGACAAGGATCTCCGGCAGGACCCCTTACGCCTGCTGCAGTCCATTTCGAGAAACCGGGCCGTGGTGGCTTCGTGGAACGGAATCATGAATTCCGGGAGGCTTTTGTACGCCGAAACCGGCCATCCCGAGTACCGCAGCTATGACTCGGTCGATGCGCTGATTGTGGGCATGGATGGCACGGCCACGGTCGATTCGGCAAAAAACAATAGAGAGGCAGGACAAGCATGA